The DNA region aatagttttatttcttccagttcttttttttgaagatttattttattacaaagtcagatatgcagagaggaggagagacagagaggaagatcttccatttgatgattcactccccaagtgagcgcaatggccagtgctgcgcctatccgaagctaggagccaggaacttcctcctggtctcccatgcaggtgcaagttccaaggctttggaccatcctcaactgctttcccaagccacaagcagggagctggatgggaagtggagctgctgggattagaaccggtccccatatgggattcccagtgcgttcaaggcgaggactttagcagccagGCCACCATGTGGGCCCTCTTCCAGTTCTTAAATCTGTCATTTTTTTGAGTAAGACTTTCAGTCCTCTTTCACTATCAGTCATCATACTCATCCTTACctgatttaactttttaaaaaaattttaggataatttttatttaaagatttatttatttatttatttattccattggaaaagcagttatacaaaaaggaggagacacagacaggaaggtcttccatatgctaattcagcccccaagtggccgcagcagtcaaagctgagctgatccaaaaccaggagccaggggcctcttccaggtctctgacacagatgcagggtcccaagactttggaacatccttgacttcttcccaggccacaattagggagctggatgggaagcagggccaacaggacacgaacctgcgcccatatgagatcctagcttgtgcaaggcaaaaactagccactaggctactgcaccaggcccacctaatttcacttttaaaaggaaaatatctgATTTCACTTAGGCTAATATTTGCATAAAACTTGGGGGGGATAACTTTTACCAAGATGTGAAGTACTCTTTCTagtttgcaaagattttttttttttaaagatgcagttATTTACTTGAGTTacagagtaagagacagagagaggtcttctatctcctggctcactccccaaatagccacaaggcTGGAACTAGGcttgtccagagccaggagcttcttccaccttAGTACAggctttgctgcttcccaggaacgttagcagggaactgagccaaatggaacagccgggattagaaccagtgcccacatggaatgctagcacCTCAGACAGTAGCTTCACTGGCTAAACCATAGCGCTGAtctgaatgttttgttttttaaagcctaAAAAAGTATTGATCAGGAACTAAGGAGGGTTAAATATCCACAGTTGATAaaactatcttttttttctttagttttgatAATTTAATATTCTAAAGTTGAGCTGTTCTTGCTCTCCTGGGATAATCTGCTTCATTATAATcatctttgtttttgttagaaTCCATTAATATTTAGAATTCTTCCAAGTGAGATATACGTCTGCTTGCCCAATTCATCTCTggattaagaatttttttttttttttactttccttgTAAAAGGAGTTGATTGGTTTCCTcgttgtttgtttctttcaaacAGCTTATAGAAATGGTTCACATGACCACAAACTAGGGAGCCCAGCAGGAATGCTAGCACGTAGCAGCCCTACCATCTGGCAGGCCCCTAACCCAACAAGCCAGCACACCAGAAAGTTACAGAAAAGGAATTCCTTTTATAGCTCTTGGGAACTTGTGAGCATAAGCAGTCTACCTATATTTGCAGAAATAAATTTTGGGCTAAAACCgcacatttaaaatacattatcagGTCCACATGGTGGCctggctgctaaagtcctcgccttgaacgcaccaggaatcccatatggggaccggttctaatcccagcagttccacttcccatccagctccctgcttgtggcttgggaaagcagttgaggatggcccaaagccttggaacttgcacctgcatgggagaccaggaggaagttcctggctcctagcttcggataggcgcagcactggccattgcgctcacttggggagtgaatcatcaaatggaagatcttcctctctgtctcttctcctctctgcatatcctcctttccaataaaaataaaaaaaaatcttaaaaaaaaaacacaaaacacattgTCCCAgttatataaaaacaaatgataaaaatgGCTCCGAAACTTTCCCTCCCAATTTTGTGAGTATTCCTTACAGGAAAATCGGTCTTCACTGAAGAGATAGGGGGAATCTTTGAAGGCTTCTGGGTCGCCATCCGTGCTTTTAGGTAGCATGCAGTTAGATGGACAGTTGTATTAGCCAGTGTTTTCAGGCTTTAATATCATATCTCTAGTCTTCTCATTCACAGGTTAAGGCCACCCTTCCAGATAGTCCAACCACTTAACTCATCCATTCCCAAGGATGTGTGCATCACCTTTGGAAAACATTGGACCTTTGCACACCAGATATCCTTGACAGCACATCTCATCACCCCCCTGCAACCAAGTTTCTTTATCAGCGGACAACCAAGGCAACTACCAAGCTTGTTTTTCACGACCAAGTGTGTAGACTGTCCCTGCCAACCAAAGCAGTACACAGAGCTTCTCTTCACATTACCACTGATCATTCAGATGGCACTAAGAAAATCAGCTTGTCTAAATGTGAGCCCTTCTCTTGTTgggtagccaggatttgaaggaGATAACTCTGGAATCTGTGTCACTGGTAAATGACTGGCGCTTTTATACACTAAACTGATCTTGAAGACTGAGATGTCTGGCTTTGTAAGTGAAGAATATACAACATAACCTTGAAGAACAACACAGTAGTGTGGACCAATGGCAGACTTGTGTGTTTAATGAACTGAGAGACAAATTACTCTTGgtgaaaagattttctgtctgttttttATTTGCCAGTGTTTGTGTTTGCTGGCTTAGGTTGTTGCctttcctggttccttgctctgTTTTGCTATAATGGGTCCCAGAAATCCATCTCCTGACCCCTTATCAGAATCAGaaagtgaggaagaagaaaacttTGGCTATTTAAATGAGAATTCTGGGGAAGAATGGGACTCCTCTGAAGAAGAGGACCCAGTAGTTCCCAACTTAACGCCTCTTGAGAGTCTTGCCTGGCAAGTTAAgtgccttttaaaatattctacaaCTTGGAAACCTTTAAATCCCAATTCCTGGTTGTATCACGCTAAACTCTTGGATCCCAGCACACCAGTCCATATACTTCGAGAGATAGGTCTAAGACTCTCTCATTGTTCCCATTGTGTCCCCAAACTGGAACCAATTCCTGAGTGGCCCCCTCTGGCCTCTTGTGGAGTGCCACCTTTTCAAAAGCCCCTTTCAAGTCCCAGCAGGCTCTCAAGAGATCATGCCACTCTCAATGGAGCACTGCAGTTTGCCACGAAACAGTTAAGCCGAACATTGAGTAGAGCTACTCCCATCCCTGAGTACCTAAAACAGATCCCTAACTCCTGTGTTTCtggttgttgttgtggctggCTAACTAAAACAGTGAAAGAAACCACCCGTACTGAATCCATCAACACTACATACTCCTACACTGACTTCCAAAAGGCAGTCAACAAACTTTTAACAGCATCACTCTGAAGATCTACCATTGGATCATCTCTCTTTGATATAACTAAGAAAGAAGTGGGTGAGAATGTTAATCATTAGGCAGCCCACAGTTGAAAAGCTAATGTTTTCTCAACTGACCTATGCCATGCTCTAGCTTACCCAGGTACTGCTGTATATTGAATGTGCCCAAGGTCCTGTAACTCACCTATATAAAATATGCGTTGTGAGCATACTGTGACAGATCCTATGGATGAAATGAGAATTTTGATGGAGAATTACTCAGAAGAGATTTTATAAAAAATGACTATTCTTTATTGTCAATATTTACCTTCTCCCCAGTTTACTGTGTCTATGTGAATGGACTTTAAGTAGATACCTGATTTATTAACAAGTAGAAAAACAAACTTCTCTTTTTGTTAACCATCAGTCAGAACTGCCATTGTGGAGAGCAAGAAGTTAACTGCACCCAGCAAAATCTTTGGAAACATAGTCCTCTGCGAAACTGATTTCTAGGGAGGTAAATAGTGAGGCAAATGATGGGAATACAGATATCTCCTGGCTTTTCAGTAAGTATGCTTACATATACCATTTAAGGATTTCTATTTTTGACAGCGTACGCAGTTTCAAACCTAGATACACTACTCCAGTAGCGATTATGATACCTGCTATTGCAGTCATCATTCTGAATTATTGAGTCCCactacgtcttttttttttttttcagtctgctATGTATTTAGCTAAGTGGCCTGAAAGATCATCCCTTGGAATTGAACAGAAACCTGTTCTGTAGGAAATGGTTCCTAAATCTTGGCTTGTAGATATTTATCAAGTATAAGTAAAGTACTTTGCCAAGGATGAATAGGAAAAGAGTAGGAGAACATTTATGCTTTTACTATTAGCCATTAatggattaaaatattttatctgtagAACATTTCCTGTAGTCATTTATGCACTTTCTATATCCATTGCAGCATTTTCAGGAATCAAAATTCTGAGGAAAAATAGCTCACAGTGGAGAGTTATAGCAGCTTTGTTTTCCTAAGTAGATTAGCTTAGCTTTTCTTCTGGCTAAAGGTGCTCTTGTCAGTGAATCTTAGGAGTATGAGTAGTGCATGAGGCCATTGAATCAGTGAGACATTCTCCAGTGAAGACCTGTGTATGGTGCCTGTTGACTCAACATCTAATGAGAATCAAACACTTACGGCAGAGCAGTGggcacaggccctgttgtaaaaggagactGTGGCAGCTCATTTGATGCCGTAGTAAAAGAAGaagagaacaaactggacaactaccccagtcaaacagtgacagcaaaaaatctcggtgaatggagacttgagacTTACTGTATCAGCCAATAGACATTGGGAGAGTGACATCATTTTTGGATTGGTAAAATCGACAacattccagaactatccaaaccacttgagcagaatcctcGGAATATGCACACATTGGGAGTCCAGGTTGACAGTGATTGCAAAGCTAGGTTGCAATAGTTTctcatccttgggtactgggatgtttGGAAAGTCATGTGTGGCTTCACCCTTTGTCTTTtccctttccccagaaacaggaagaaatagcaaaattggaaacagttttccctaaacctcgatccttcccaccccgatcaatcatgtaatcattataaaaaataaaactaatttaaaaaaaggttgttaaaaatatataatatatccctttgttttacttttgctttttcctgttttccctAATTAACTGCTATTTGCAAAGTGGTGTTGAAAAATTTAAGCATTGATGGGATCACAAGTTCTTTAAGTGTGACAGTTTTAAGGAGAGAAGAATGTTTATAACCTGATGCATATTTCTGCTCTGCCTTAGTTTTTCTGTCTTAAGGAAAAAGGGTGTTaagtagaaaatatatatatatgttagtgGAAATCATTGACCTGAAGCTATATCATGTTGTTAGTCTAAACGAATGTAATGAATTTCATATGAAAATATTCCATGaaattggttttggttttttaaaatgtcacaagAACCTGTCTGTGTTTATTTTTGGTGGGGGGAATGGGTTATGATGGGAGGAGATAGAGGAGTaatctgaaaattaaaatatattgatgTTTATGTACTATGATAATCCTTTTCCTCTGTGTGCATATAAAAGTGCCTTGCTTATGAATGAATGCATTTTTCTATTCACTCCAAAAAGAAGGCTTCCTCCAGAGCAGCAGCTGAATAAACAGCAGCTTTCTATATGCTGAATGGAGTAttgtcatttgtttttaacagatgAAGCAGCCTGCAATGCTTACAGCATGTTGAACACTCACATagtactgaataaataaataaggtatCTATGTAGTATCTGATAAGTGATTTTACATCTTCAGAAAAGAAATACACTTGAAATGTTTCATATGACCAAGAGCTAAAGTTCTATATTTAATACCATGTTGCACAAAATGATAGATACCTGAATAACTCTtatcccacctgagtgcagggtcccaagtctttgggccatcctcaactgcttttccaggccacaagcagggagctggatgagaagtgggaccaccaggatacgaacccatgcccatatggaatcccagcgcatgcaaggcgagaactttagccgctaggctaccatgtaaGGTCCTACCTGAATAGTTCTTAAGCTACTTTCTCCCTGTATGAGTCACTGAAATGCAGACACACCATAATTAGCATAGAAAGGtgaatttgttttctgtttgtagaAATAGTTATCAAAGGAGTGATGAAATAATTCGCAAACTAGTGACCATTAATATTACCTAAAGgtgttttcttttatctttgtaCAGACGGGCAGCCTTTTTATTGACGCAGCCTGGATACCTTAAGACTAGGAGACCATCAGTATGTGTTTTAGTCACTTCTgcttcttaagaaaaagaaaaatccatgttAGGAGGATGGTAAATGGTGAGGCCCTTATAGTTTATTTTCCTACTGGGATTCCTGTTACacctatacatcttaaaaactaTGAGGAAAACAATGCTTTGCTATTAAATTATTGAAGGAGATAGATAACTGATGTCACGTAGAGTGTTGCATAAGTTGCCTTGCATGACTGGCTTTCTACGTTTGGCTCCAGTGTTTTGAGAACTCTTGTCTTTTGAAATCacccattaatttttaaatatctcttGATATAAATGTAGTCATTCATCCAACAATGTGGAGAACTGCAAACTATAGGCCAGACCCTGGGACTGCAAAACAATATATAACacatgcaattttttaaagatttattttatttgaaaggcagaattacgaaGAggtaaaggtcttccatctattgctttgttccccaaatggcacaacaaCCAGGGTTCTGCCTGGAGCTTTGtcttgagtctcccacgtggtgcaggggcctgagcacttgggccttctggtgctttccccaaATCATTAACAGTGAGCttgaccagaagtagagcagccagtaatcaaaccgatgtccatatgggatgtcagcactgcagctGGTGCTTAACAAGTTATACCACCTCACCAGCCCCTGCAGTTTCGTTTTAAACATGTGAACCAATATTCATGactcccaagccatttctgctCTCTAGAGTCACTTAATATGTGTTAAATTCAAGGTGATAAAAGCTGGAGATGTTTTTACTCAGATAGCTAGTGTTCATAGGAAGGCCCAGAAGGTTTGAATAACTTTTCAGACTTCATGTAACAACTTTGTTCAAGCTGCTGGCATATTAATCCATCAGTGAAACTATATCTACTATTTGGCTGGAATGGATCTACACTGACATCAGCCGCTAGATAGATTGTGCTACCTTGCATTGTCAAAAGGAAAATCTGATGTCTATATTAGACTACTGTAAGCACAATTTAGTAGCTGCATATTTGGAGTCTGATCATTGATTGCACTCTCCCAACTTCTCAATTGGTGGCAGCAGTGAGATTAAAGTTGGGAATGAAATTAAGAATAATAATACACTGACCTGACTTTGGCAACCCACTTCCTGTGAGCCTGAAGAGCTATAACGAGGTCTTCTGAATGACATAactgattaaaacaaaaattagtaGAAGACTACATCAAGATTGTTGCTTCTAGTGTGGAGTCCAGTTCATATTAGCAAGTTAGGATTGGATCATAGTACTTTAATTTGGAACTTGGGCCGTATATTTGAGAGATGACTGGCATATGATATGAAAACTCCTTGGATCATTTGTGGAATAAAATCCTGCGTAACCAGTAATCATCTGGAAAGAGACTCAGAATCTTGTCAGTCTAGCAGATCTAAACTGAGTTCGTAGTACCTACACAAGCTAAGCTAATGAGCTGTCAACCTAGACTGCCATAGAAACAGGATGAAGCAATGTTTTAAATGAGTATTGCAATTAGTAAATGGAGGAGCTGGTAGTTACCTGCTCTTTTTCAGAGAAAATGATTATGTTTGGGTCAATTGTTAAGCCCATTGCAAGTAGTACCCTTTCATCTATGTTATCAGCTGTGACAAGTCAGTATATCAAGTGATGTCTTTCCAGCAGTCCATTCAGAGCAACTTGATTGGGGGATACCTCCAGATTGGAGTACTCCAGGGTTGCAGCCATCTTCCCTCAGAAAAGATCCTAGATTGATTCTGAGTGTACCTTGAGTAGTCAGAATGGCTTAACAGAGTAGAAAAACTCTGATGACACATTTGAGTTCTCACTTAGAGAACCCGTATGTATTGAAAGCCAGCTAGCATTAACGTTGACTGCAACTAGTCAATTCTGTGGGGAATTTTCACAAAGTGTGTTCTGTTGTGTAGGCCCCTGGATCCTCCCCTAGCACTGAAGTAGACTTGTCCACCTTATGTTCAAAGCCCGGTTCTTTACTTTGAACccgggtttttaattttttttttcacattctacTTGAACAGTTTTCTTTAAATGTTATGGATTACCAGGTTTAGCAAATTAAAATGCACAACACTCAgataaatttgaattttagatAATGAAATGGAACATATACCCCCGAAGTTATCATTGATCAGAAATCCAAATTTAATTGGCTCCAATCCTGTAGTTGTGTTAGCAGCATTAGTTAAGCTTGATTTGAAGTCAGATAGTTGTTTCTGTGAAACATTCTGCTGCTACGTTATGTTTTCTTACCTCTAAATACTTGAGTGGGAGTGTGGGAGGCTCATATAATTGGCCCAAGGTTAAAACTATTGTTGAGTGGTAAAGGAGGAGCCCAATGGTAGCTAATAAATCTTTCATGGGAAACATTTTATATGTCAACCCCACAACCATTAGTATTTCCATACATAAATCTGAAACATACCTCTGGTAGGTAGTGTGAATTTGTCTCTTTATGTTTTTTAGGCAATTACTTTCTCCTTTGCTACAAAGAGGAACATTAAGagtattgctcttttttttaaatacctgcCAGGTAGCATAGTTCTGGCAGCCATGCTTCACTGAAGAAAAGGTCCATAAATTGAGAACACCTGTCTGTGCCTTTCAGAACTCTAAAATGACTGAAGAATTTGAAGACTCAAGATAACCTGGAAGGTGGGcatgaagagcatattgaaaacaaattaattatttgaaaatttgtttttgcCCTCTGTTTCCTGAATCTCTAGTGAATACTCAATAGTTAATTCTCTGGAGCcgagcatggtagcctagtggctaaaatcctcaccttgcatgcaccagggtctcatgggcaccagttggtgtcctaactgctctacttcccatccagctccctgcttgtggcctgggaaagcagtagaggacagcccaaagccatggaaccctacattcacctgggagacccagaagaaactcctggctcctggctttggatcacctcaactgcagctgttgtagccacttgggaagtcatctttgtctctccttctctctgtaaatctgactttccaataaagataaatcttaaaaataaagagttaGCTTCTTGAGAAATCCAGCCAAACAACTGGGGAGCTGGGGAAGTGTTAAGTGACGGTGTTAAGTGATGTGCTACATAGAAGTGGATGACTGAGAGAATCATCAGTAACTGTCAGCATTCTGAACATTATGGGCCTCCAGTATGTAGGCTGCAGAATGTAGCCAACTGAGCTAGAGTCTCAACCTACCTTTCTCCCCCTACCCAAGACAAAAATGAACAATGAAATAAACATCTTGATGTTTATTTGGTAGAGTAAAACCTAGAGTCCACAAGACCTGTTCGTTCAGATTTCAGTCACTTGAAATCACTATATTGTGATAACCAAGAATTATTTGAGAATACTTCCAACATGAAGGATGAACATGAAATGTTCCAAGGAAATTATGATGGTTTCAAAAATAGAATATGgggcctgtgatgctggtatcccatgtgggtgcctgtgaGTTTCCAGgctactctgtttccagtccagttccctgctggtatccttggaagagcagtggagggtaACCAGgtgactgggcccctgccattttcgttggagacctggacaaaactggctcctggctctagcttggcCAAACCTTGACcgctgcagccatctagggagtgagccaatggatgatgattgatatctctgtctctctctaactctttcaaataaatgaattataagaaataaaatatatacgtgcatgaaataagtattttatttcataagtataacttatttttaaataagaaagctAATGGAAAAACAGGGAACAATATTtcagaaaagattaaaaaggctgaaatgaaagcaaaaacaacaagaaaGCAGAATATGCATTGTTTATTGCTAAGAGCTCCAAAATGATGGAACAAATAGCAAACTGTGAtaaacatttttctgaaaatgtaGTACATAAGTTTCTTAAAATGGTCAGCCAAGTGCCTAGcacaatgaattttcaaaaataaaagcacatcAACATTATATTTCTTAATGATACTCAAGTCTTCCAAAGTTGTAGGGGGCAGGAAACAGTTTACATAAAAAGGATATTTCAGAACAGTATTTAGATTTAGTGGCAGCAGTACTAGAAGCTGAAAGACTATGAAAGCAAGGCctttcatttaaaaggaaaacaatttttcAACCTATAATTCAGTATCTGGGCAATCTAAGGGTAGGACAAAACTAAAGGCATCTTTCCTTGCATGGTCTCAGAATTTTATCTCACTATCTACCCTTCTTAGGAAGCTCTTGGAGGTGCTTTGCCAAAACAAGGGTTTATTCTAAGAAGTCATTGGATCCTGGAGCCGCAGGAGCTCACAAAGGAGATGTGAGAATGGAACAAAATCCCAGGACGACCATTGTGCCAAGTAAGTAGGCTGACGGTTCCGGAAGTATTCCTGCAGGAAACAATGCTTGGGGACATGGAGACTAGAACACTGACattaggggagggagagagaatgacacGTTTTTGGAAAAGTAGGTTAGTTAGTAAATCAAATGAAGCAAGTAGAAATGCACCAAATACACATTTTGGCTGAGTGTCACTGTGTCACAAGGGTGAATCTGAGGTTTTATTTCTTAAGAAGTAGTTGGTTAGTGATGAAATAAGTGACATTTGAAACATAGTAAAATTGCAGCATTGTGAACTATTAGGTTAGTCTTCAGAGCATCATATTACACAATTGCAGTAAATGCTCACCTTTAATAAGATGGACACTGCAGAAGATGTTTTCATAACATTTAAAGGGTTTCAATGACTTGTTCTATAAAATTAACTTTGACCCTTGCTTAggaaaattttatgaaatgttttgAGACCTAGAaggtgaaagatcttttcctttatgtctctcctccttgctttGTTatgctacctttcaaagaaataactttaaaaatcatgTCAAGATGTATCTACTCATCAATCTAAAACATTTCTGAATCTCCAGTGTCATTTCCCAAGCtaatgtctttcaaagaaaagctACTCTTCTATAAGAGCTAGTTTTCCTTGTTCTCAACCTGCGTGTGAAGGGATCATATAGTAGacactgtttatttttaagatttatttatttatattggaaagtccaatatacaaagaggaggagagagagagagagagaaagatcttccattcgctgattcactccccaagtggccccaacggccggatctgctctgatccaaagccaggagccagcagcctcctccggatctcctatgtgggtgcagggtctcaacgctttaggccatcctagactgtcctcccaggccacaaacagggaactgaatgggaagtgggaccatcgggattagaaccagcgcccatataggatctcggcatgttcaaggcaaggacttttagctgctaggctaccatgtcaggcccagtAGATGATGTTttatgcctgttttttttttcaccaatgtACTGATTCCTTTCCTTGTTAATGCTATAAAAATTTCTGTTTTGTGGATGTAATATATTGATTTATCCTTTCAACTGCTGTTGGCATGTGAGTTCATTTGTATTTTTGGCTATTATTAGCAAAGCCACAAGAAACATTCTGTGGCTTCTGTGAACATCTACAGTCATTgcttttgggtttacactttggAGTCAAGTTGTAGCGTAATAAGGTAGTTCTATTATAATTTTACTATCACTTTCCAAAGTGATTGTTTGGGGCCAGTGTTCTGGTtttgcaagttaagccaccatctgcagtgctagcatcacATAAAGGTGCCGATTCGaatccctgctgctgcacttcttccttcctggaagggcagcagaagaaagcccaaatgcttgagaccccacacccgcatgggagaccctaatggggttccaggctcctggctttggcctggcccagaccctgcctttgctgctgtttgaggagtgaaccaacaaatggaggatcaccatctttctctgtctctgcttctttttgtaactttgcctttcaaaaacacaaattaacctttttttaaaaaaagagtataatTGTTCAATATGT from Ochotona princeps isolate mOchPri1 chromosome 11, mOchPri1.hap1, whole genome shotgun sequence includes:
- the DCAF16 gene encoding DDB1- and CUL4-associated factor 16 codes for the protein MGPRNPSPDPLSESESEEEENFGYLNENSGEEWDSSEEEDPVVPNLTPLESLAWQVKCLLKYSTTWKPLNPNSWLYHAKLLDPSTPVHILREIGLRLSHCSHCVPKLEPIPEWPPLASCGVPPFQKPLSSPSRLSRDHATLNGALQFATKQLSRTLSRATPIPEYLKQIPNSCVSGCCCGWLTKTVKETTRTESINTTYSYTDFQKAVNKLLTASL